Proteins from a genomic interval of Gossypium hirsutum isolate 1008001.06 chromosome A09, Gossypium_hirsutum_v2.1, whole genome shotgun sequence:
- the LOC107892128 gene encoding serine/threonine-protein kinase D6PK, with protein sequence MESAGNSTSKNQNPGSSTSSHVADLNNGVRIIRHPNGSIGYQKHPSKAAIDNMQKHEELPSMAKRYYDSSKGKNNELLIANQMKNLTMESKSSSKHPIDDTVSQSESSFCQSPSNNGKPSFTNTEVSESGSCSGEVSRKTSIYRGSTGSDFSDESSSSCLSSAIYKPHKANDIRWEAIQAVRSRKGDLDFRHFRVLKRLGCGDIGSVYLSELTGTRTYFAMKVMDKALLASRKKLLRAQTEREILQSLDHPFLPTLYTHFETEKLSCLVMEFCPGGDLHALRQRQPGKYFSEHAARFYVAEVLLALEYLHMLGIIYRDLKPENVLVREDGHIMLSDFDLSLRCAVSPTLVKSSNSTLESKNSAYCAQPACIEPTCVMQPDCIQPACFGPRFFSSKQKKDKKSKVKNETNHQVSPLPELIAEPTNARSMSFVGTHEYLAPEIIKGEGHGSAVDWWTFGIFLYELLFGKTPFKGAGNRATLFNVVGQPLRFPEYPNVSFAARDLIRGLLVKEPQHRLAYRRGATEVKQHPFFQSVNWALIRCANPPEVPKPAMMDFSATRTDIGKVPTNNKMPGLDVKPSGNYLEIDFF encoded by the exons ATGGAATCAGCTGGGAATTCTACATCAAAGAATCAAAATCCAGGTTCTTCAACATCATCCCATGTAGCTGATCTTAACAATGGTGTTAGGATTATTCGACatccaaatggttcaatagggTATCAAAAGCATCCGAGCAAAGCAGCCATTGATAACATGCAGAAGCATGAAGAATTGCCTTCAATGGCGAAACGTTATTATGATTCAAGCAAAGGGAAAAACAACGAGCTTCTTATTGCTAACCAGATGAAGAACTTGACAATGGAAAGCAAATCTTCATCAAAGCATCCCATTGATGATACTGTGTCTCAATCAGAATCAAGCTTTTGTCAAAGTCCTTCAAATAATGGCAAACCAAGTTTCACCAACACTGAAGTTAGTGAAAGTGGGAGCTGCAGTGGTGAAGTGAGTAGGAAAACAAGCATTTATAGAGGGAGCACTGGGAGTGATTTCAGTGATGAAAGCAGTTCTAGTTGTTTAAGCAGTGCCATTTACAAACCCCATAAAGCAAATGATATTAGATGGGAAGCAATTCAAGCTGTGAGATCTAGGAAAGGGGATTTGGACTTTAGGCACTTTAGGGTGTTGAAGAGATTGGGATGTGGGGATATAGGCAGTGTTTATCTCTCTGAATTGACTGGCACTAGGACTTATTTTGCCATGAAAGTTATGGATAAAGCTCTTTTGGCAAGTAGAAAGAAGCTCCTTAGAGCCCAAACTGAGAGAGAGATTCTTCAATCTTTGGATCATCCATTTTTGCCAACCTTGTATACTCACTTTGAGACTGAGAAGCTTTCTTGCTTGGTTATGGAGTTTTGCCCTGGTGGAGACTTGCATGCTCTCAGGCAAAGACAACCTGGAAAGTACTTCTCAGAACACGCTGCCAG ATTTTATGTGGCAGAAGTGCTCCTTGCTTTGGAGTATCTTCACATGCTTGGGATCATTTACAGAGACCTTAAGCCCGAAAACGTTTTGGTGAGAGAAGACGGTCACATAATGCTCTCCGATTTTGACCTCTCCCTTAGATGTGCCGTCTCTCCGACGCTTGTAAAATCTTCGAACTCAACCCTGGAATCAAAAAATTCGGCATACTGTGCCCAGCCTGCGTGCATTGAACCAACTTGTGTAATGCAGCCTGATTGTATCCAACCTGCATGTTTTGGACCCCGATTTTTTTCAAGCAAGCAGAAGAAAGACAAGAAGAGCAAAGTAAAGAATGAAACAAATCATCAAGTGAGTCCTCTCCCCGAGCTCATCGCTGAACCGACCAATGCTCGATCAATGTCGTTTGTCGGCACTCACGAGTACTTGGCACCCGAGATTATTAAAGGTGAAGGCCATGGAAGTGCTGTAGATTGGTGGACATTTGGGATATTTTTGTATGAACTTTTGTTTGGTAAAACACCATTTAAAGGGGCTGGGAACCGAGCAACACTCTTCAATGTTGTTGGCCAGCCATTGAGATTTCCAGAGTATCCTAATGTGAGCTTCGCTGCTAGGGACTTGATCCGAGGTCTACTAGTAAAGGAACCACAGCACCGGCTTGCTTACAGACGAGGTGCTACAGAAGTTAAACAGCATCCGTTCTTTCAGAGCGTGAACTGGGCTCTCATTCGTTGCGCGAATCCGCCCGAAGTGCCGAAGCCAGCTATGATGGACTTTTCAGCCACCCGGACGGACATTGGGAAAGTACCTACGAACAATAAGATGCCGGGTTTAGATGTGAAGCCTTCAGGTAACTATTTAGAGATCGATTTCTTTTGA